Proteins encoded by one window of Streptococcus suis S735:
- a CDS encoding DUF2969 domain-containing protein has protein sequence MSKKDKKIEIQIEDSKVLVNREEFPGYRLVIGKKVIGEIAELAENNFAVIKNGNTESFYKKLEKAVGNIIENYNLSH, from the coding sequence ATGAGTAAAAAAGATAAAAAAATTGAAATTCAGATTGAAGATAGCAAAGTTCTTGTCAATAGAGAAGAGTTCCCTGGCTACCGCCTTGTTATAGGTAAAAAAGTAATTGGAGAAATTGCAGAATTGGCTGAAAATAACTTTGCAGTTATTAAAAACGGAAATACCGAAAGCTTTTACAAAAAATTAGAAAAAGCAGTCGGAAATATTATTGAAAATTATAATTTAAGTCACTAA
- the rpsA gene encoding 30S ribosomal protein S1 yields MNEFEDLLNSVSEVTPGDVVTAEVLTVDAGQANVAISGTGVEGVLTLRELTNDRDADINDLVKVGETLELLVLRQVVGKDTDTVTYLVSKKRLEARKAWDKLVGREEEVVTVKVTRAVKGGLAVEFEGLRGFIPASMIDSRFTRNTERFVGQEFDAKIKEVDPAENRFILSRRDVVEAAAAAARAEVFGKLAVGEVVTGKVARITSFGAFIDLGGVDGLVHLTELSHERNVSPKSAVTVGEEVEVKVLAIDEVEGRVSLSLKATQPGPWDGVEQKLVAGDVIEGKVKRLTDFGAFVEVLPGIDGLVHISQISHKRVENPKDALSVGQEVTVKVLEVNAADERVSLSIKALEERPAAVEGEEKAEKRAPRPRRQKREEKRDYELPETQSGFSMADLFGDIEL; encoded by the coding sequence ATGAACGAATTTGAAGATTTGTTGAACAGTGTAAGCGAAGTTACACCTGGTGATGTGGTAACTGCAGAAGTATTGACAGTTGATGCTGGTCAAGCAAACGTAGCTATCTCAGGTACTGGTGTTGAAGGCGTATTGACTCTTCGTGAGTTGACTAACGACCGTGATGCTGATATCAACGACCTTGTAAAAGTTGGTGAAACACTTGAATTGTTAGTACTTCGCCAAGTTGTTGGTAAAGATACAGACACTGTTACTTATCTTGTATCTAAAAAACGTTTGGAAGCACGTAAAGCATGGGACAAGCTTGTTGGTCGTGAAGAAGAAGTTGTTACAGTTAAAGTAACTCGTGCCGTTAAAGGTGGTCTTGCAGTTGAATTTGAAGGTCTTCGTGGTTTCATCCCAGCTTCAATGATCGACAGCCGTTTCACTCGTAACACTGAGCGTTTTGTAGGTCAAGAATTTGATGCCAAAATCAAAGAAGTTGATCCTGCTGAGAACCGTTTCATCTTGTCACGTCGTGACGTTGTTGAAGCTGCAGCTGCAGCTGCACGTGCTGAAGTATTCGGTAAATTGGCAGTTGGTGAAGTTGTGACTGGTAAAGTTGCACGTATCACAAGCTTCGGTGCATTCATCGACCTTGGTGGTGTAGATGGTTTGGTACACTTGACTGAATTGTCTCACGAGCGTAACGTATCTCCTAAATCAGCTGTAACAGTTGGTGAAGAAGTTGAAGTTAAAGTTCTTGCAATCGATGAAGTTGAAGGTCGCGTATCATTGTCATTGAAAGCTACACAGCCTGGTCCATGGGATGGCGTTGAGCAAAAATTGGTAGCTGGTGATGTAATCGAAGGTAAAGTAAAACGCTTGACTGACTTCGGTGCTTTCGTTGAAGTATTGCCAGGTATCGATGGTTTGGTACACATTTCACAAATTTCACACAAACGTGTTGAAAATCCAAAAGACGCTTTGTCAGTAGGTCAAGAAGTAACTGTTAAAGTTCTTGAAGTGAACGCAGCTGATGAGCGTGTATCACTTTCTATCAAAGCTTTGGAAGAGCGTCCAGCAGCAGTTGAAGGTGAAGAAAAAGCTGAAAAACGTGCTCCACGTCCACGTCGTCAAAAACGTGAAGAAAAACGTGATTACGAATTGCCAGAAACTCAATCTGGTTTCTCAATGGCTGATCTTTTCGGTGACATTGAATTGTAA
- a CDS encoding threonine aldolase family protein: protein MLHFENDYNKGAHPALLEALVASNQEGLSGYGTDKYTESAIEKIRLATDCPHAQVTFLAGGTQTNQIVISSMLASYEGVIAADTGHIAVHEAGAIEFTGHKVLALPHTDGKLVASEVENYISDFYADANHAHMVHPGMVYISHPTEYGTLYSKSELEALSTVCRHHNIPLFLDGARLGYGLAARDTDLDLKTIAELTDVFYIGGTKLGALMGEALVFTKNNQPKNFVSIVKHHSALLAKGRVTGIQFDCLFTDDLYLELGRHAIAMAEQLTQILEEKGFQFYLKSPTNQQFVIVKNEELTRLTEVGIAYGFWEKYDDSHSIIRFATSWSTSQADIDALRNRL from the coding sequence ATGTTACATTTTGAAAATGACTATAACAAAGGTGCCCATCCCGCCTTGCTAGAAGCCTTAGTTGCAAGCAACCAAGAAGGTTTATCTGGATATGGCACTGATAAATATACTGAATCTGCTATCGAAAAAATCAGACTTGCTACGGACTGTCCTCATGCACAAGTTACGTTTTTAGCAGGTGGCACGCAGACCAATCAAATTGTCATTTCGTCTATGTTAGCTTCCTATGAAGGAGTCATTGCAGCGGATACTGGTCATATTGCAGTTCATGAAGCAGGGGCAATTGAATTTACAGGCCATAAGGTGTTGGCCTTACCGCATACGGATGGCAAACTTGTCGCAAGTGAAGTTGAGAACTATATTTCCGATTTCTACGCAGATGCTAATCATGCTCACATGGTTCATCCAGGAATGGTTTATATTTCCCATCCAACAGAGTATGGTACACTTTATAGCAAGTCAGAGTTAGAAGCCTTGTCAACAGTTTGTCGTCATCATAACATCCCGCTTTTTTTAGATGGAGCTCGTTTGGGTTATGGTCTTGCTGCACGCGATACGGATCTTGATTTGAAGACAATTGCAGAGCTGACAGATGTTTTCTACATTGGTGGGACAAAACTCGGTGCCTTGATGGGGGAAGCTTTGGTATTTACAAAGAACAACCAGCCTAAGAATTTCGTATCGATTGTCAAACACCATAGTGCCTTGTTGGCGAAAGGAAGAGTGACAGGTATCCAGTTTGATTGCTTATTTACTGATGACTTGTATCTTGAATTGGGGCGTCATGCTATAGCAATGGCAGAGCAACTGACCCAGATTTTGGAAGAGAAAGGCTTTCAATTCTATCTCAAATCCCCGACCAATCAGCAATTTGTTATTGTTAAGAATGAAGAATTGACTAGATTGACAGAAGTTGGAATTGCCTATGGCTTCTGGGAGAAATACGACGATAGCCACAGTATCATCCGCTTTGCGACCAGCTGGTCAACTAGTCAAGCGGATATTGATGCGTTAAGGAATAGATTATAA
- a CDS encoding DUF6556 family protein, with protein MNTRKNTNKKPAGLTNFQKYLTFIGSILGIITACITIYTFTAKPATSSTSPSTTISSSSATSPSQSSSDNPLTEVQDSTSSSSETTSSTQTETSSLVESTVSSSSTETSATQALETRTETSTDTEVTSGASETTSNQ; from the coding sequence ATGAATACACGTAAGAATACAAATAAAAAACCGGCTGGTTTAACTAATTTTCAAAAATATTTAACCTTTATCGGGTCTATTTTAGGGATTATCACTGCCTGCATCACTATCTACACCTTTACAGCAAAACCTGCAACATCCTCAACATCTCCAAGTACTACCATTTCATCATCCAGCGCCACTAGCCCCAGCCAATCATCAAGCGACAATCCATTAACAGAAGTACAAGATTCAACAAGTTCAAGCTCCGAAACAACATCCTCAACCCAAACCGAGACCAGCTCTTTAGTAGAGTCGACTGTCTCTTCCTCGTCTACAGAAACGTCTGCTACCCAAGCTTTGGAGACAAGGACAGAAACCAGTACTGATACAGAGGTAACTAGTGGGGCATCCGAAACGACTTCTAATCAATAG